One genomic window of Geodermatophilus sp. DSM 44513 includes the following:
- a CDS encoding DUF2243 domain-containing protein — MRGAPPESGRRLATSGLLVGAGLMGSVDEIVFHQLLAWHMFYDRAGGTVGLVSDGLLHAATLSAVVAGLALLADLRRRGAFDAGRWWALVLLGAGSFQLFDGVVDHKVLRVHQVRYGVDLTGYDVAWIGSGVLLLGAGAALLLQARRRPAR, encoded by the coding sequence GTGCGCGGCGCCCCTCCCGAGTCCGGACGGCGACTGGCGACCTCGGGGCTGCTGGTCGGCGCCGGGCTGATGGGCTCGGTCGACGAGATCGTGTTCCACCAGCTGCTGGCCTGGCACATGTTCTACGACCGTGCCGGTGGCACCGTCGGGCTGGTCTCCGACGGCCTGCTGCACGCGGCCACGCTGTCGGCCGTCGTGGCCGGGCTCGCGCTGCTGGCCGACCTGCGCCGCCGCGGCGCGTTCGACGCCGGCCGGTGGTGGGCACTGGTGCTGCTCGGTGCCGGGAGCTTCCAGCTGTTCGACGGCGTGGTCGACCACAAGGTGCTGCGGGTGCACCAGGTCCGCTACGGGGTGGACCTCACCGGCTACGACGTCGCGTGGATCGGCAGCGGCGTGCTCCTGCTGGGCGCCGGCGCGGCGCTGCTGCTGCAGGCCCGGCGCCGTCCCGCGCGGTGA
- a CDS encoding DMT family transporter, whose amino-acid sequence MSRRGWALFLTMSVVWGVPYLLIKVAVEDLSPVVVVFGRCLLGAALLLPWTVARGRLRPALRRWRPLLAFTVLEMTGPWLLIAYAEQTLSSSLTGLLIAAVPFAAALAARLSGDGERLGPVRLLGMGLGVAGIAVLLGLDVEAVAPLPLLAMALVVVGYATAPLIVTRSLPDVSGVAASAVALTVTTVVYAPFAVPRLGQVARAPSDALLAVLVLGVVCTALALAVFFALIREVGPQRALVITFLNPGVAVLLGVLVLDEPLTLGLAVGLPVVVLGCVLATRRSPARRARAEDVDVAVP is encoded by the coding sequence GTGAGCCGGCGGGGCTGGGCCCTGTTCCTCACGATGTCGGTCGTCTGGGGCGTCCCCTACCTGTTGATCAAGGTCGCGGTCGAGGACCTCTCCCCGGTCGTCGTCGTCTTCGGCCGGTGCCTGCTCGGCGCGGCGCTGCTGCTGCCCTGGACCGTCGCGCGCGGCCGGCTGCGTCCCGCGCTGCGGCGCTGGCGGCCGCTGCTGGCCTTCACCGTGCTGGAGATGACCGGCCCCTGGCTGCTGATCGCCTACGCCGAGCAGACCCTGTCCAGCTCGCTCACCGGCCTGCTGATCGCCGCCGTGCCGTTCGCGGCGGCGCTGGCCGCCCGGCTGAGCGGCGACGGGGAGCGGCTGGGCCCGGTCCGGCTGCTCGGCATGGGCCTGGGCGTGGCCGGCATCGCCGTGCTGCTCGGCCTGGACGTGGAGGCGGTCGCGCCGCTGCCGCTGCTGGCCATGGCGCTGGTCGTCGTCGGGTACGCCACCGCGCCGCTGATCGTCACCCGGTCGCTGCCCGACGTGTCCGGGGTGGCCGCCAGCGCGGTCGCCCTGACGGTCACCACGGTGGTCTACGCGCCGTTCGCCGTCCCGCGGCTGGGGCAGGTGGCGCGGGCGCCGTCGGACGCGCTGCTGGCCGTGCTGGTCCTCGGGGTCGTGTGCACGGCGCTGGCCCTGGCGGTGTTCTTCGCGCTCATCCGCGAGGTCGGCCCGCAGCGGGCGCTGGTCATCACCTTCCTCAACCCCGGGGTCGCCGTCCTGCTCGGCGTCCTGGTGCTCGACGAGCCGCTCACCCTGGGGCTCGCCGTCGGCCTGCCGGTCGTCGTGCTCGGTTGCGTGCTGGCCACCCGCCGCAGCCCGGCGCGGCGCGCCCGTGCCGAGGACGTCGACGTCGCCGTGCCCTGA
- a CDS encoding DNA-3-methyladenine glycosylase I, with product MDAEPTRCAWADSTPDYRAYHDEEWGTPLHGDDALFERLCLEAFQSGLSWLTILRKRPAFRAAFAGFSIDAVAGFTAEDEARLLADAGIVRNRAKVAAAIGNARAAQRVPEGLSALLWSFAPTGHRPRPATLADVPATSPESTAMARELKRRGFVFVGPTTAYALMQATGMVDDHVASCFRAAE from the coding sequence GTGGACGCCGAGCCGACCCGCTGCGCCTGGGCGGACAGCACCCCGGACTACCGGGCCTACCACGACGAGGAGTGGGGCACGCCGCTGCACGGCGACGACGCCCTGTTCGAGCGGCTCTGCCTCGAGGCCTTCCAGTCCGGGCTGTCCTGGCTGACCATCCTGCGCAAGCGCCCGGCGTTCCGCGCCGCCTTCGCCGGGTTCTCGATCGACGCGGTGGCCGGGTTCACCGCCGAGGACGAGGCGCGGCTGCTCGCCGACGCCGGCATCGTCCGCAACCGCGCCAAGGTCGCCGCCGCGATCGGCAACGCCCGCGCGGCACAGCGGGTGCCGGAGGGGCTGTCCGCGCTGCTGTGGTCGTTCGCGCCGACGGGGCACCGGCCCCGCCCGGCCACCCTCGCCGACGTCCCGGCCACCAGCCCGGAGTCGACCGCGATGGCCCGCGAGCTCAAGCGCCGCGGGTTCGTCTTCGTCGGTCCCACGACCGCCTACGCGCTCATGCAGGCCACCGGCATGGTCGACGACCACGTGGCCTCGTGCTTCCGCGCGGCCGAGTGA
- a CDS encoding DUF3117 domain-containing protein, protein MAAMKPRTGEGPLEVTKEGRGLVMRVPLEGGGRLVVELSPDEAAALSEALKGATS, encoded by the coding sequence ATGGCGGCCATGAAGCCGCGCACTGGTGAAGGTCCCCTCGAGGTCACCAAGGAGGGGCGTGGCCTGGTCATGCGCGTGCCGCTCGAGGGCGGCGGTCGCCTGGTCGTCGAGCTGTCGCCCGACGAGGCGGCGGCGCTCTCGGAGGCACTGAAGGGCGCGACCAGCTGA
- a CDS encoding M17 family metallopeptidase: protein MPRVEVHTTLPALGEDDVLAVPVGTGAALPAWVTGPGAPVDAGLLAAALADTGNSGRPGTATDLPVPGRRPRSVVAVGVGDATLPDLRGYVAAAVRRAQALAEHGARRLVLPVDDPAAPAGAEEVRLAVEAALLAGYRFRDTSTPHPPRLGTVTVVAADGADPAVTAAARAGEVAARAVAWARDLVNTPSNTKDPAWLAGQAVERLAGLEHVTVRVLDVEDLRAGGFGGVLAVGGGSASPPRVVAASYRPPGAGAGHAVLVGKGITFDTGGISIKPTAGMREMKTDMAGGAAVLAAVDAAARLGLPVAVTAVVPAAENAVSGSAYRPADVVRHVGGRTTEVLNTDAEGRMVLADGLAWARLELGATVLVDVATLTGAMKVALGTRTAGLYATTDGLADALRTAAGHAGEAVWRMPLAEEHADLLDSTVADANNAPGNPGSTTAALFLRPFAGDLPWAHLDVAGPARAGSDDAEVVKGGTGFGARLLLRWLEAGAPVDAPVVVDR, encoded by the coding sequence TTGCCGCGGGTCGAGGTCCACACCACCCTCCCGGCCCTCGGCGAGGACGACGTCCTCGCCGTGCCCGTCGGCACCGGCGCGGCGCTGCCCGCCTGGGTGACCGGCCCGGGCGCACCGGTCGACGCCGGGCTGCTCGCCGCCGCCCTGGCCGACACGGGCAACAGCGGCCGGCCCGGTACCGCCACCGACCTCCCGGTCCCCGGGCGCCGGCCGCGCAGCGTGGTGGCCGTCGGGGTCGGCGACGCGACGCTGCCGGACCTGCGCGGCTACGTGGCCGCGGCCGTCCGCCGTGCGCAGGCCCTCGCCGAACACGGCGCGCGCCGGCTGGTGCTGCCGGTGGACGACCCCGCCGCCCCCGCGGGCGCGGAGGAGGTGCGCCTGGCCGTCGAGGCCGCGTTGCTGGCCGGCTACCGGTTCCGGGACACCTCCACGCCGCACCCGCCGCGGCTGGGGACGGTCACGGTCGTCGCCGCCGACGGCGCGGACCCGGCGGTCACCGCCGCCGCGCGCGCCGGCGAGGTGGCCGCCCGGGCGGTGGCCTGGGCGCGCGACCTGGTCAACACCCCGAGCAACACCAAGGACCCCGCCTGGCTGGCCGGGCAGGCCGTCGAGCGGCTGGCCGGGCTGGAGCACGTGACGGTGCGCGTCCTCGACGTCGAGGACCTGCGCGCCGGGGGCTTCGGCGGCGTGCTCGCCGTCGGCGGCGGCTCGGCCTCCCCGCCGCGGGTGGTCGCGGCCTCCTACCGGCCCCCGGGCGCCGGGGCCGGGCACGCCGTGCTGGTCGGCAAGGGCATCACCTTCGACACCGGCGGCATCTCCATCAAGCCCACCGCCGGGATGCGGGAGATGAAGACCGACATGGCCGGCGGTGCCGCCGTCCTCGCCGCCGTCGACGCCGCGGCCCGCCTCGGGCTGCCGGTCGCGGTCACCGCCGTCGTCCCGGCCGCGGAGAACGCCGTCTCCGGCTCGGCCTACCGCCCGGCCGACGTGGTGCGCCACGTCGGCGGCCGCACGACCGAGGTGCTCAACACCGACGCCGAGGGCCGCATGGTGCTCGCCGACGGGCTGGCGTGGGCGCGCCTGGAGCTGGGCGCCACCGTGCTGGTCGACGTGGCCACGCTGACCGGCGCGATGAAGGTCGCGCTGGGCACGCGCACCGCCGGGCTGTACGCGACCACCGACGGGCTGGCCGACGCCCTGCGCACCGCCGCCGGGCACGCCGGCGAGGCGGTGTGGCGGATGCCGCTGGCCGAGGAGCACGCCGACCTCCTCGACAGCACGGTCGCCGACGCCAACAACGCCCCGGGCAACCCCGGGAGCACGACCGCCGCGCTGTTCCTGCGACCCTTCGCCGGCGACCTGCCGTGGGCGCACCTGGACGTCGCCGGCCCGGCGCGAGCCGGCAGCGACGACGCCGAGGTGGTCAAGGGCGGCACCGGCTTCGGCGCCCGGCTCCTGCTGCGCTGGCTGGAGGCCGGTGCGCCGGTCGACGCGCCGGTGGTGGTCGACCGGTGA
- a CDS encoding NAD(P)/FAD-dependent oxidoreductase: MARVAVVGAGLGGLAAAARLAALGHAVTVLEQAPEIGGKLGWYARDGHGFDTGPSLVTLPQLYRDLFAATGGPLEDAVDLVRLDPAVAYRFADGAGLSVPGEAAAVPAALDAALGAGSGAQWAALMARAAEMWRVTEQPFLRSPLAGAATLARLARSRADVATVAPWRTLRGLGTAYLRDPRLRTLLDRYATYSGSDPRRAPAVLATVPYVEQAFGSWYVRGGLRRLGEAVAQRAVERGAVVRTGCAVERVLVEGGRAAGVRLAGGEVVRADVVVSGADAAAVYADLVPPSRSTRRVRRDLGRGTPSLSGFVLLLALRGRTPGLAHHTVLFPEDYDAEFDAVFGVGRHRGAPRPVDDPTVYVSAPDDPATRPDEDSESWFVLVNAPRHDPRGGVDWDAPGLADRYAQRVLEVMARRGLDVRDRVRWCSTRTPADLERGTRSVGGSIYGTSSNGARAAFLRPANASPVPGLFLVGGSSHPGGGLPLVALSAQIVAGLVGPAE; this comes from the coding sequence GTGGCTCGGGTGGCGGTGGTCGGCGCCGGCCTCGGCGGTCTCGCGGCGGCGGCCCGGCTGGCCGCGCTCGGCCACGCGGTGACCGTGCTGGAGCAGGCCCCCGAGATCGGCGGCAAGCTGGGCTGGTATGCCCGCGACGGGCACGGCTTCGACACCGGCCCGAGCCTGGTGACCCTCCCGCAGCTGTACCGGGACCTGTTCGCGGCCACCGGTGGCCCGCTGGAGGACGCCGTGGACCTGGTGCGCCTGGACCCCGCCGTCGCCTACCGGTTCGCCGACGGCGCCGGACTGTCCGTGCCCGGCGAGGCCGCCGCGGTCCCGGCCGCGCTGGACGCCGCGCTCGGCGCCGGCAGCGGCGCGCAGTGGGCGGCGCTCATGGCCCGGGCCGCCGAGATGTGGCGGGTCACCGAGCAGCCGTTCCTGCGCTCGCCGCTGGCCGGGGCGGCCACGCTGGCCCGGCTGGCCCGCAGCCGGGCCGACGTCGCCACGGTGGCGCCGTGGCGCACGCTGCGCGGCCTGGGGACGGCGTACCTGCGCGACCCGCGGCTGCGCACGCTGCTGGACCGCTACGCCACCTACTCCGGCTCCGACCCGCGGCGGGCGCCGGCGGTGCTGGCGACGGTGCCGTACGTGGAGCAGGCCTTCGGCTCCTGGTACGTGCGCGGCGGGCTGCGCCGGCTGGGCGAGGCGGTCGCGCAGCGGGCGGTCGAGCGCGGCGCGGTCGTGCGCACGGGGTGCGCCGTGGAGCGGGTGCTGGTGGAGGGCGGCCGCGCGGCCGGGGTGCGGCTGGCCGGCGGTGAGGTGGTGCGCGCCGACGTCGTGGTCTCCGGCGCGGACGCCGCCGCGGTCTACGCCGACCTGGTGCCGCCGTCGCGGTCGACCCGGCGGGTGCGCCGCGACCTGGGCCGCGGCACGCCGTCGCTGTCGGGGTTCGTGCTGCTGCTGGCGCTGCGCGGGCGGACGCCCGGGCTGGCGCACCACACCGTGCTGTTCCCCGAGGACTACGACGCGGAGTTCGACGCGGTGTTCGGCGTCGGCCGGCACCGCGGGGCGCCCCGGCCGGTCGACGACCCGACCGTCTACGTCAGCGCGCCCGACGACCCGGCGACCCGGCCGGACGAGGACAGCGAGTCGTGGTTCGTGCTGGTCAACGCGCCCCGCCACGACCCCCGCGGCGGCGTGGACTGGGACGCCCCGGGGCTGGCCGACCGGTACGCGCAGCGGGTGCTCGAGGTGATGGCCCGCCGCGGCCTCGACGTCCGCGACCGGGTGCGCTGGTGCTCGACGCGCACCCCGGCCGACCTGGAGCGCGGCACCCGCAGCGTCGGCGGGTCGATCTACGGGACGTCGAGCAACGGCGCCCGCGCGGCCTTCCTGCGCCCGGCCAACGCCTCCCCGGTGCCCGGCCTGTTCCTCGTCGGCGGCTCGTCGCACCCCGGCGGCGGGCTGCCGCTGGTGGCGCTGTCGGCGCAGATCGTCGCCGGCCTCGTCGGCCCGGCCGAGTGA
- a CDS encoding SpoIIE family protein phosphatase, whose protein sequence is MLPTVDAVLAAPALLAALPDAVVVADADGRIAYANPAVSTLLGHDPGELVGRPLTVLMPRRFHGAHSNGFARFRATGEGRLVGSTTQVPALHAAGHEVTVDLTLARLMQADAAADDALVVAVLRDASTTVLLERQLMVSRYLAATQRVTTALTEAADADVAFRDLLPTLCTELDWDTATLWQPDGHTGRLRHAATWVSSGATPGALHVASCGHRFARGQGLPGLAWAQRAPVVAEDLWSDPRFLRGEAARCDRIRTGVAFPVLHGDDLLAVCELFSREERPVPAELVEVLASAGRQIGQFLGRLRAESEVRRLADTLQRSLLPSHLPAVPGVELAARYRPGGGAALVGGDTYDVVPLSDGRWMVLIADVCGDGAEAAAVTALTRHTARAAAGPVGGTTAGPAQVLRAVNAALLHAQADGPLRFVTACCLVLTPGPDGVRAGIGVAGHPLPVLTGPGGPREVGAPGRPLGIDPDLDVPVVEVDLSPGATLVLYTDGVTEARDDAGRQFGEEGLRQVLAGAPRGAEETVEAVTAAVEQQLRGSRFQADDLAVLALAVPAGSGARGRPRRGDPPG, encoded by the coding sequence GTGCTGCCGACGGTCGACGCGGTCCTCGCCGCACCGGCGCTGCTGGCCGCGCTCCCCGACGCCGTGGTGGTGGCCGACGCCGACGGCCGGATCGCCTACGCCAACCCGGCGGTCAGCACCCTGCTGGGGCACGACCCCGGGGAGCTGGTCGGACGACCGCTGACCGTGCTCATGCCGCGCCGCTTCCACGGCGCGCACAGCAACGGCTTCGCCCGGTTCCGGGCCACCGGCGAGGGCCGGCTGGTCGGGTCCACCACGCAGGTGCCCGCGCTGCACGCCGCCGGACACGAGGTCACCGTCGACCTGACGCTGGCCCGGCTGATGCAGGCCGACGCGGCTGCGGACGACGCGCTGGTGGTCGCCGTCCTCCGCGACGCCAGCACCACCGTCCTGCTGGAGCGCCAGCTCATGGTCAGCCGCTACCTGGCGGCCACCCAGCGGGTCACCACCGCACTCACCGAGGCCGCTGACGCCGACGTCGCCTTCCGCGACCTGCTGCCCACGCTGTGCACCGAGCTGGACTGGGACACCGCCACGCTGTGGCAGCCCGACGGGCACACCGGCCGGCTGCGGCACGCGGCCACCTGGGTCTCCTCCGGCGCCACTCCCGGCGCCCTGCACGTCGCGTCCTGCGGGCACCGCTTCGCCCGCGGCCAGGGGCTGCCCGGGCTGGCCTGGGCGCAGCGGGCCCCGGTGGTCGCGGAGGACCTGTGGAGCGACCCCCGCTTCCTCCGCGGTGAGGCGGCCCGCTGCGACCGGATCCGCACCGGCGTGGCCTTCCCGGTGCTGCACGGGGACGACCTGCTGGCGGTCTGCGAGCTGTTCTCCCGCGAGGAGCGGCCCGTGCCGGCCGAGCTGGTGGAGGTGCTGGCCTCCGCCGGCCGCCAGATCGGCCAGTTCCTCGGCCGGCTGCGCGCCGAGTCCGAGGTGCGCCGGCTTGCCGACACCCTGCAGCGCAGCCTGCTGCCCTCCCACCTGCCGGCCGTCCCGGGCGTCGAGCTGGCCGCCCGCTACCGGCCCGGGGGGGGTGCCGCGCTGGTCGGCGGGGACACCTACGACGTCGTGCCCCTGTCCGATGGCCGGTGGATGGTGCTGATCGCGGACGTGTGCGGTGACGGCGCCGAGGCCGCCGCCGTCACCGCGCTCACCCGGCACACCGCGCGGGCCGCGGCCGGCCCCGTGGGCGGGACGACCGCCGGCCCGGCGCAGGTGCTGCGGGCGGTGAACGCGGCGCTGCTGCACGCGCAGGCCGACGGCCCCCTGCGCTTCGTGACCGCCTGCTGCCTGGTGCTGACCCCCGGCCCGGACGGCGTCCGCGCCGGCATCGGTGTCGCCGGCCACCCGCTGCCGGTGCTCACCGGCCCGGGCGGCCCGCGGGAGGTCGGCGCGCCGGGCCGCCCGCTGGGCATCGACCCGGACCTGGACGTGCCGGTCGTGGAGGTGGACCTGTCGCCGGGCGCGACGCTCGTGCTCTACACCGACGGGGTCACCGAGGCGCGTGACGACGCCGGCCGGCAGTTCGGCGAGGAGGGGTTGCGGCAGGTGCTCGCCGGGGCCCCGCGGGGGGCCGAGGAGACCGTCGAGGCGGTCACCGCAGCGGTCGAGCAACAGCTCCGGGGATCGCGGTTCCAGGCCGACGACCTCGCCGTCCTCGCCCTCGCCGTCCCCGCGGGGAGCGGTGCCCGGGGACGGCCGCGTCGAGGCGACCCGCCCGGCTGA
- a CDS encoding spore photoproduct lyase family protein codes for MGNPVTVPSESASPAGGELARLLPVRRVYAEPAALASPRGQQVLARLPGAEVVEVPSHWQIPELHGNEGNVERWVRVKSETLVLGVKKSLTARPNGRSANWIAPSTANGCAMACAYCYVPRQKGYANPVTVFTNIEQITGYLRRHVARQGPKTEPDQCDPVAWVYDLGENSDCSVDALVSDNVADLVATFAGLPTAKASFATKYVNRELLDLDPRGRTRIRFSVMPEDDAKVLDIRTSRVGERIAAVDDFVAAGYEVHLNLSPVVLREGWEADWAQLLQRLDDELSPAAKAQAAAEVILLTHNRDLHQVNLGWHPRAEELLWRPDLQQPKLSQNGSWNVRYRNDVKRAGVAQVHQLVAAHAPWLRIRYAF; via the coding sequence GTGGGGAACCCCGTCACCGTGCCGTCCGAGTCCGCGAGCCCCGCCGGCGGTGAGCTCGCCCGCCTCCTGCCGGTGCGCCGGGTGTACGCCGAGCCGGCCGCGCTCGCGTCGCCCCGCGGGCAGCAGGTGCTCGCCCGCCTCCCCGGCGCGGAGGTGGTCGAGGTGCCGTCGCACTGGCAGATCCCCGAGCTGCACGGCAACGAGGGCAACGTCGAACGCTGGGTGCGGGTGAAGTCCGAGACGCTGGTGCTCGGGGTCAAGAAGTCGCTGACCGCCCGGCCCAACGGCCGCTCGGCGAACTGGATCGCCCCGTCGACGGCCAACGGTTGCGCCATGGCCTGCGCGTACTGCTACGTGCCCCGGCAGAAGGGCTACGCCAACCCGGTCACCGTCTTCACCAACATCGAGCAGATCACCGGCTACCTGCGCCGGCACGTCGCCCGGCAGGGCCCGAAGACCGAGCCCGACCAGTGCGACCCGGTGGCCTGGGTCTACGACCTGGGCGAGAACAGCGACTGCTCGGTCGACGCGCTGGTCAGCGACAACGTCGCCGACCTCGTCGCCACCTTCGCCGGGCTGCCGACGGCCAAGGCCTCCTTCGCCACCAAGTACGTCAACCGCGAACTGCTCGACCTCGACCCGCGCGGGCGCACCCGCATCCGCTTCTCGGTGATGCCCGAGGACGACGCGAAGGTGCTCGACATCCGCACCAGCCGGGTCGGCGAGCGCATCGCGGCGGTCGACGACTTCGTGGCCGCCGGGTACGAGGTGCACCTGAACCTCTCCCCCGTCGTCCTGCGGGAGGGCTGGGAGGCCGACTGGGCGCAGCTGCTGCAGCGGTTGGACGACGAGCTGTCCCCCGCGGCCAAGGCGCAGGCGGCCGCCGAGGTCATCCTGCTCACCCACAACCGGGACCTGCACCAGGTGAACCTGGGTTGGCACCCGAGGGCCGAGGAGCTGCTGTGGCGGCCGGACCTGCAGCAGCCCAAGCTCAGCCAGAACGGCAGCTGGAACGTGCGCTACCGCAACGACGTCAAGCGGGCCGGTGTGGCGCAGGTGCACCAGCTGGTGGCCGCACACGCCCCGTGGCTGCGGATCCGGTACGCGTTTTGA
- a CDS encoding ANTAR domain-containing protein, translating to MSSIAARFRAALEEVGDPSPTGPELLPSLLARACARTLDVDGAGLSVRAAGQGRLPLGASSTTADLAERLQFTAGDGPCTAAERHREPVFAATADLQRRWPVFARLLTGQTPYRAVVALPIGETLAGPGALDLYFTDESAVTSLEVFEAMAVGDLVASALGDAAVWAPWAPEGGPAWLHGPAARRRQDVWTAAGRVAMARGTSPPAALELLRSAARATGRTVDDLAGDVVAGRVGPADLRPVGELPPAAGN from the coding sequence GTGTCGTCGATCGCCGCTCGGTTCCGGGCCGCGCTGGAGGAGGTCGGCGACCCCTCGCCCACCGGCCCCGAGCTGTTGCCGTCGCTGCTGGCGCGGGCCTGCGCCCGGACGCTGGACGTGGACGGCGCGGGGCTCAGCGTGCGCGCCGCCGGACAGGGCCGGCTCCCCCTCGGCGCCAGCTCGACGACCGCGGACCTGGCCGAGCGCCTGCAGTTCACCGCCGGGGACGGCCCCTGCACAGCCGCCGAGCGGCACCGGGAGCCGGTGTTCGCCGCCACCGCCGACCTGCAGCGGCGCTGGCCGGTGTTCGCCCGCCTGCTCACCGGTCAGACGCCCTACCGCGCGGTGGTGGCCCTGCCGATCGGCGAGACGCTGGCCGGCCCCGGCGCGCTGGACCTCTACTTCACCGACGAGTCGGCCGTGACCTCCCTGGAGGTGTTCGAGGCCATGGCCGTCGGGGACCTCGTCGCCTCGGCGCTCGGGGACGCCGCCGTCTGGGCGCCGTGGGCCCCCGAGGGCGGGCCGGCGTGGCTGCACGGTCCCGCGGCGCGGCGCCGGCAGGACGTGTGGACGGCGGCCGGCCGGGTCGCGATGGCCCGTGGCACCTCGCCACCGGCCGCGCTGGAGCTGCTGCGCTCGGCGGCACGGGCGACCGGACGCACCGTCGACGACCTCGCCGGGGACGTCGTCGCCGGACGGGTCGGCCCCGCGGACCTGCGACCGGTCGGCGAGCTGCCACCCGCTGCCGGGAACTGA
- the glgA gene encoding glycogen synthase translates to MRIGMVTREWPPDVYGGAGVHVEHLAAALRALPDGPQLDVHCFGGPRADATGHQVPAGLQGANGALQALGVDVEIAGALAEADLVHSHTWYANGAGLFASLVHGTPHVVTAHSLEPRRPWKADQLGGGYRLSSWVERTAYLAADGVVAVSRGMRDDVLDAYPDLDPARVHVVGNGVDAAAYRPMPDPDVVRSLGVDPDRPYALFVGRITRQKGVVHLLRAAEQLPADAGLVLCAGAADTPGERQQVADAVAELQARRDGVVWIEAMLPRERLVPLITGATVFVVPSVYEPLGIVNLEAAACGTAVVASAVGGIPEVVADGRTGLLVPYDPADAAAFEAGLAERVTELLHDPERAARMGAAGRERVLAEFGWPAIAQQTVDVYAAVLAARG, encoded by the coding sequence GTGCGCATCGGCATGGTGACCCGGGAGTGGCCGCCGGACGTCTACGGCGGCGCAGGCGTGCACGTGGAGCACCTGGCGGCAGCGTTGCGCGCGCTGCCCGACGGGCCGCAGCTCGACGTCCACTGCTTCGGGGGCCCGCGCGCGGACGCGACCGGGCACCAGGTCCCGGCCGGGCTGCAGGGCGCCAACGGGGCGCTGCAGGCCCTCGGGGTGGACGTGGAGATCGCCGGCGCGCTGGCCGAGGCCGACCTGGTGCACAGCCACACCTGGTACGCCAACGGCGCGGGCCTGTTCGCCTCGCTGGTGCACGGCACCCCGCACGTGGTGACGGCGCACTCGCTGGAGCCGCGCCGGCCGTGGAAGGCCGACCAGCTCGGCGGCGGCTACCGGTTGTCGTCGTGGGTCGAGCGCACCGCCTACCTCGCCGCCGACGGGGTGGTGGCGGTCAGCCGCGGCATGCGCGACGACGTGCTGGACGCCTACCCCGACCTGGACCCGGCGCGGGTGCACGTCGTGGGCAACGGGGTCGACGCCGCGGCCTACCGGCCCATGCCCGACCCGGACGTCGTCCGCTCGCTCGGCGTGGACCCCGACCGGCCCTACGCGCTGTTCGTCGGGCGGATCACCCGGCAGAAGGGCGTCGTCCACCTGCTGCGCGCGGCCGAGCAGCTGCCCGCCGACGCCGGCCTGGTGCTGTGCGCCGGCGCCGCGGACACCCCGGGTGAGCGCCAGCAGGTCGCCGACGCGGTGGCCGAGCTGCAGGCTCGCCGGGACGGCGTCGTGTGGATCGAGGCGATGCTGCCGCGCGAGCGGCTGGTGCCGCTGATCACCGGCGCCACGGTGTTCGTCGTCCCGTCGGTGTACGAGCCGCTGGGCATCGTGAACCTGGAGGCCGCCGCCTGCGGCACCGCCGTCGTCGCCAGCGCGGTGGGCGGCATCCCCGAGGTGGTCGCCGACGGGCGCACCGGTCTGCTGGTGCCCTACGACCCCGCGGACGCCGCCGCCTTCGAGGCCGGGCTGGCCGAGCGGGTGACCGAGCTGCTGCACGACCCGGAGCGGGCCGCGCGCATGGGTGCCGCCGGGCGGGAGCGGGTGCTCGCCGAGTTCGGCTGGCCGGCCATCGCGCAGCAGACCGTCGACGTCTACGCCGCCGTCCTCGCCGCCCGGGGGTGA